From Arvicanthis niloticus isolate mArvNil1 chromosome 22, mArvNil1.pat.X, whole genome shotgun sequence, the proteins below share one genomic window:
- the Itga7 gene encoding integrin alpha-7 isoform X4, which yields MARILRCDFLWPLGICYLLSSLLSGLLLPRAIAFNLDVMGAIRKEGEPGSLFGFSVALHRQLQPRPQSWLLMGAPQALALPGQQANRTGGLFACPLSLEETDCYRVDIDRGANVQKESKENQWLGVSVRSQGPGGKIVTCAHRYESRQRVDQVLETRDVIGRCFVLSQDLAIRDELDGGEWKFCEGRPQGHEQFGFCQQGTAATFSPDSHYLVFGAPGTYNWKGLLFVTNIDSSDPDQLVYKTLDPADRLTGPAGDLTLNSYLGFSIDSGKGLMRTEELSFVAGAPRANHKGAVVILRKDSASRLIPEVVLSGERLTSGFGYSLAVTDLNNDGWADLIVGAPYFFERQEELGGAVYVYMNQGGHWADITPLRLCGSPDSMFGISLAVLGDLNQDGFPDIAVGAPFDGDGKVFIYHGSSLGVVVKPSQVLEGEAVDIKSFGYSLSGGLDVDGNQYPDLLVGSLADTAALFRARPVLHVSQEIFIDPRAIDLEQPNCADGRLVCVDVKICFSYVAVPSSYSPSVVLDYMLDGDTDRRLRGQVPRVTFLRRGPDDLKHQSSGTVRLKHQHDRVCGDTVFQLQENVKDKLRAIVVTLSYGLQTSRLRRQAPGQGLPPVAPILNAHQPSTQRTEIHFLKQGCGEDKICQSNLQLVRAQFCSRVSDTEFQALPMDLDGKTALFALSGQPFIGLELTVTNLPSDPARPRADGDDAHEAQLLVTLPASLHYSGVRALDSVEKPLCLSNENASHVECELGNPMKRGAQVTFYLILSTSGITIETTELEVELLLATISEQKLHPVSVRAHVFIELPLSISGVATPQQLFFSGEVKGESAMRSERDVGSKVKYEVTVSNQGQSLNTLGSAFLNIMWPHEIANGKWLLYPMRVELEGGRGTEKKGICSPRPNILHLDVDNRDRRRRELGQPEPQEPPEKVEPSTSWWPVSSAEKKNVTLDCAQGTAKCVVFSCPLYSFDRAAVLHVWGRLWNSTFLEEYMAVKSLEVIVRANITVKSSIKNLLLRDASTVIPVMVYLDPVAVVAEGVPWWVILLAVLAGLLVLALLVLLLWKCGFFRRDSPRSSFPTNYHRAHLAVQPSAMEAGGPGTVGWDSSSGRSTPRPLCPSTMQ from the exons ATGGCCAGGATTCTGAGGTGCGATTTCCTCTGGCCCCTCGGAATTTGCTACCTTCTTAGTTCCTTGCTCTCTGGACTGCTCTTACCACGGGCTATCGCCTTCAATCTGGATGTGATGGGTGCCATACGCAAGGAGGGAGAACCTGGCAGTCTATTCGGCTTTTCCGTGGCCCTGCACAGACAATTACAGCCCCGACCCCAGAGCTG GCTGCTGATGGGTGCTCCCCAGGCCCTGGCTCTTCCTGGACAGCAGGCAAATCGCACCGGAGGCCTCTTTGCTTGTCCCCTGAGCCTAGAGGAGACAGACTGCTACAGAGTGGACATCGAcaggggag CTAATGTGCAGAAGGAAAGCAAGGAGAACCAGTGGCTGGGAGTCAGTGTCCGGAGCCAGGGACCCGGGGGGAAGATTGTT ACCTGTGCACACAGATATGAGTCTCGACAGAGAGTGGACCAAGTTTTGGAGACTCGGGATGTGATTGGTCGCTGCTTTGTGCTAAGTCAGGACCTGGCCATCCGTGATGAGTTGGATGGTGGGGAGTGGAAGTTCTGTGAGGGGCGCCCCCAGGGCCATGAACAGTTTGGGTTCTGCCAGCAGGGCACAGCTGCCACCTTCTCCCCCGACAGCCACTACCTCGTCTTTGGGGCTCCAGGAACCTATAACTGGAAGG GGTTGCTTTTTGTGACCAACATTGATAGCTCAGACCCTGACCAGCTGGTGTATAAAACTTTGGACCCTGCTGACCGGCTCACAGGACCAGCCGGAGACTTGACCTTGAATAGCTATTTAG GTTTCTCCATCGACTCTGGGAAGGGTCTCATGCGCACAGAAGAGTTGAGTTTTGTGGCTGGGGCCCCCCGTGCCAACCACAAAGGGGCTGTGGTCATTCTGCGCAAGGATAGCGCCAGCCGCCTGATACCTGAGGTTGTGCTGTCTGGAGAGCGTCTGACCTCTGGCTTTGGCTATTCACTGGCTGTGACTGATCTCAACAATGATGG TTGGGCAGACCTGATTGTGGGTGCCCCCTACTTCTTTGAACGCCAAGAAGAACTGGGAGgtgctgtgtatgtgtacatgaaccAGGGTGGCCATTGGGCAGACATCACTCCTCTCCGACTCTGTGGCTCCCCTGACTCTATGTTTGGGATCAGTTTGGCTGTATTGGGGGACCTCAACCAAGATGGCTTCCCAG ACATTGCCGTGGGAGCTCCCTTTGATGGAGATGGGAAAGTCTTTATTTACCATGGGAGCAGCCTGGGGGTGGTCGTCAAACCTTCACAG GTGCTGGAGGGTGAAGCGGTGGATATCAAGAGCTTCGGTTACTCCCTGTCTGGTGGCCTGGATGTGGACGGAAATCAGTACCCAGACCTGCTTGTGGGCTCCCTGGCTGATACTGCTGCTCTATTCAG GGCCAGACCCGTTCTACATGTCTCCCAAGAGATCTTCATTGATCCAAGAGCCATCGATCTGGAACAGCCCAACTGTGCGGATGGTCGCTTGGTCTG CGTGGACGTAAAGATCTGTTTCAGCTATGTTGCTGTGCCCAGCAGCTACAGCCCGAGTGTGG TCCTAGATTATATGTTAGATGGCGACACAGACCGGAGGCTCCGGGGCCAGGTCCCACGTGTGACTTTCCTGAGACGAGGCCCGGATGACCTCAAGCATCAGTCCTCTGGCACCGTGAGGTTGAAGCACCAACATGACCGAGTCTGTGGAGACACTGTGTTTCAGCTTCAG GAAAATGTCAAAGACAAGCTACGGGCCATTGTAGTGACCCTGTCATATGGTCTCCAAACCTCTCGGTTACGGAGGCAAGCGCCTGGCCAGGGGCTCCCCCCTGTGGCTCCCATCCTCAATGCTCACCAGCCTAGCACCCAGAGGACTGAG ATCCACTTCCTGAAGCAAGGCTGTGGTGAAGATAAGATCTGTCAGAGCAACCTCCAGCTCGTGCGGGCCCAGTTCTGTTCCCGGGTCAGCGACACGGAGTTCCAGGCTCTGCCCAT GGATCTGGATGGAAAGACTGCCTTGTTTGCACTGAGTGGGCAGCCATTCATAGGCCTGGAGCTGACAGTCACCAACCTGCCTTCTGACCCTGCCCGGCCTCGGGCAGATGGGGACGATGCTCATGAAGCCCAGCTCCTGGTCACCCTCCCAGCCTCTCTGCACTACTCAGGAGTACGCGCTCTGGACTCTGTG gAGAAGCCGCTCTGCCTGTCCAATGAGAATGCCTCTCATGTCGAGTGTGAGCTGGGGAACCCTATGAAGAGAGGCGCTCAG GTCACTTTTTACCTCATCCTCAGCACCTCTGGAATCACCATTGAGACCACAGAGCTGGAGGTGGAACTGCTGTTAGCCAC GATCAGTGAGCAGAAGCTGCATCCGGTCTCCGTCCGGGCTCATGTCTTCATTGAATTGCCACTGTCCATTTCAGG GGTGGCCACTCCCCAGCAACTCTTCTTCTCTGGCGAGGTGAAGGGCGAAAGTGCCATGCGGTCTGAGAGGGATGTGGGCAGCAAGGTCAAGTATGAGGTCACG GTCTCCAATCAAGGCCAATCACTCAATACTCTGGGCTCTGCCTTCCTCAACATCATGTGGCCCCATGAGATTGCCAATGGGAAGTGGCTGCTGTACCCCATGCGGGTGGAGCTGGAGGGTGGACGGGGGACTGAGAAGAAAGGGATCTGTTCCCCAAGACCTAACATCCTCCACCTG gATGTGGACAACAGGGACAGGAGGCGGCGAGAGCTGGGGCAGCCGGAGCCACAGGAGCCTCCAGAGAAGGTGGAGCCTAGCACATCCTGGTGGCCAGTGTCCTCTGCTGAGAAGAAAAATGTGACTCTG GACTGTGCCCAGGGCACGGCCAAGTGTGTGGTATTCAGCTGCCCACTCTACAGCTTTGATCGTGCAGCCGTACTTCATGTCTGGGGCCGCCTCTGGAACAGCACCTTTCTGGAG GAATACATGGCCGTGAAATCCTTGGAAGTGATCGTCCGAGCcaacatcacagtgaaatcctccattAAGAACTTGTTACTCAGAGATGCATCCACGGTG ATCCCAGTGATGGTGTACTTAGACCCCGTGGCCGTGGTTGCTGAAGGAGTCCCCTGGTGGGTCATCCTCCTGGCAGTGCTGGCTGGGCTGCTGGTTCTGGccctgctggtgctgctgctgtggAAG TGTGGCTTCTTCCGTCGGGACAGTCCACGCTCATCATTTCCAACCAACTATCACCGAGCCCATCTGGCTGTGCAACCCTCAGCCATGGAGGCTGGGGGTCCAGGGACTGTGGG CTGGGATTCTTCAAGCGGGCGAAGCACCCCGAGGCCACTGTGCCCCAGTACCATGCAGTGA
- the Itga7 gene encoding integrin alpha-7 isoform X1, translating to MARILRCDFLWPLGICYLLSSLLSGLLLPRAIAFNLDVMGAIRKEGEPGSLFGFSVALHRQLQPRPQSWLLMGAPQALALPGQQANRTGGLFACPLSLEETDCYRVDIDRGANVQKESKENQWLGVSVRSQGPGGKIVTCAHRYESRQRVDQVLETRDVIGRCFVLSQDLAIRDELDGGEWKFCEGRPQGHEQFGFCQQGTAATFSPDSHYLVFGAPGTYNWKGTARVELCAQGSSDLAHLDDGPYEAGGEKEQNPRLIPVPANSYLGFSIDSGKGLMRTEELSFVAGAPRANHKGAVVILRKDSASRLIPEVVLSGERLTSGFGYSLAVTDLNNDGWADLIVGAPYFFERQEELGGAVYVYMNQGGHWADITPLRLCGSPDSMFGISLAVLGDLNQDGFPDIAVGAPFDGDGKVFIYHGSSLGVVVKPSQVLEGEAVDIKSFGYSLSGGLDVDGNQYPDLLVGSLADTAALFRARPVLHVSQEIFIDPRAIDLEQPNCADGRLVCVDVKICFSYVAVPSSYSPSVVLDYMLDGDTDRRLRGQVPRVTFLRRGPDDLKHQSSGTVRLKHQHDRVCGDTVFQLQENVKDKLRAIVVTLSYGLQTSRLRRQAPGQGLPPVAPILNAHQPSTQRTEIHFLKQGCGEDKICQSNLQLVRAQFCSRVSDTEFQALPMDLDGKTALFALSGQPFIGLELTVTNLPSDPARPRADGDDAHEAQLLVTLPASLHYSGVRALDSVEKPLCLSNENASHVECELGNPMKRGAQVTFYLILSTSGITIETTELEVELLLATISEQKLHPVSVRAHVFIELPLSISGVATPQQLFFSGEVKGESAMRSERDVGSKVKYEVTVSNQGQSLNTLGSAFLNIMWPHEIANGKWLLYPMRVELEGGRGTEKKGICSPRPNILHLDVDNRDRRRRELGQPEPQEPPEKVEPSTSWWPVSSAEKKNVTLDCAQGTAKCVVFSCPLYSFDRAAVLHVWGRLWNSTFLEEYMAVKSLEVIVRANITVKSSIKNLLLRDASTVIPVMVYLDPVAVVAEGVPWWVILLAVLAGLLVLALLVLLLWKLGFFKRAKHPEATVPQYHAVKILREDRQQFKEEKTGTIQRSNWGNSQWEGSDAHPILAADWHPELGPDGHPVPVTA from the exons ATGGCCAGGATTCTGAGGTGCGATTTCCTCTGGCCCCTCGGAATTTGCTACCTTCTTAGTTCCTTGCTCTCTGGACTGCTCTTACCACGGGCTATCGCCTTCAATCTGGATGTGATGGGTGCCATACGCAAGGAGGGAGAACCTGGCAGTCTATTCGGCTTTTCCGTGGCCCTGCACAGACAATTACAGCCCCGACCCCAGAGCTG GCTGCTGATGGGTGCTCCCCAGGCCCTGGCTCTTCCTGGACAGCAGGCAAATCGCACCGGAGGCCTCTTTGCTTGTCCCCTGAGCCTAGAGGAGACAGACTGCTACAGAGTGGACATCGAcaggggag CTAATGTGCAGAAGGAAAGCAAGGAGAACCAGTGGCTGGGAGTCAGTGTCCGGAGCCAGGGACCCGGGGGGAAGATTGTT ACCTGTGCACACAGATATGAGTCTCGACAGAGAGTGGACCAAGTTTTGGAGACTCGGGATGTGATTGGTCGCTGCTTTGTGCTAAGTCAGGACCTGGCCATCCGTGATGAGTTGGATGGTGGGGAGTGGAAGTTCTGTGAGGGGCGCCCCCAGGGCCATGAACAGTTTGGGTTCTGCCAGCAGGGCACAGCTGCCACCTTCTCCCCCGACAGCCACTACCTCGTCTTTGGGGCTCCAGGAACCTATAACTGGAAGG GCACTGCCAGGGTGGAGCTCTGTGCGCAGGGCTCGTCGGACCTGGCACACCTGGACGACGGGCCCTACGAGGCGGGGGGCGAGAAGGAGCAAAACCCCCGCCTCATTCCGGTCCCTGCCAACAGCTACCTTG GTTTCTCCATCGACTCTGGGAAGGGTCTCATGCGCACAGAAGAGTTGAGTTTTGTGGCTGGGGCCCCCCGTGCCAACCACAAAGGGGCTGTGGTCATTCTGCGCAAGGATAGCGCCAGCCGCCTGATACCTGAGGTTGTGCTGTCTGGAGAGCGTCTGACCTCTGGCTTTGGCTATTCACTGGCTGTGACTGATCTCAACAATGATGG TTGGGCAGACCTGATTGTGGGTGCCCCCTACTTCTTTGAACGCCAAGAAGAACTGGGAGgtgctgtgtatgtgtacatgaaccAGGGTGGCCATTGGGCAGACATCACTCCTCTCCGACTCTGTGGCTCCCCTGACTCTATGTTTGGGATCAGTTTGGCTGTATTGGGGGACCTCAACCAAGATGGCTTCCCAG ACATTGCCGTGGGAGCTCCCTTTGATGGAGATGGGAAAGTCTTTATTTACCATGGGAGCAGCCTGGGGGTGGTCGTCAAACCTTCACAG GTGCTGGAGGGTGAAGCGGTGGATATCAAGAGCTTCGGTTACTCCCTGTCTGGTGGCCTGGATGTGGACGGAAATCAGTACCCAGACCTGCTTGTGGGCTCCCTGGCTGATACTGCTGCTCTATTCAG GGCCAGACCCGTTCTACATGTCTCCCAAGAGATCTTCATTGATCCAAGAGCCATCGATCTGGAACAGCCCAACTGTGCGGATGGTCGCTTGGTCTG CGTGGACGTAAAGATCTGTTTCAGCTATGTTGCTGTGCCCAGCAGCTACAGCCCGAGTGTGG TCCTAGATTATATGTTAGATGGCGACACAGACCGGAGGCTCCGGGGCCAGGTCCCACGTGTGACTTTCCTGAGACGAGGCCCGGATGACCTCAAGCATCAGTCCTCTGGCACCGTGAGGTTGAAGCACCAACATGACCGAGTCTGTGGAGACACTGTGTTTCAGCTTCAG GAAAATGTCAAAGACAAGCTACGGGCCATTGTAGTGACCCTGTCATATGGTCTCCAAACCTCTCGGTTACGGAGGCAAGCGCCTGGCCAGGGGCTCCCCCCTGTGGCTCCCATCCTCAATGCTCACCAGCCTAGCACCCAGAGGACTGAG ATCCACTTCCTGAAGCAAGGCTGTGGTGAAGATAAGATCTGTCAGAGCAACCTCCAGCTCGTGCGGGCCCAGTTCTGTTCCCGGGTCAGCGACACGGAGTTCCAGGCTCTGCCCAT GGATCTGGATGGAAAGACTGCCTTGTTTGCACTGAGTGGGCAGCCATTCATAGGCCTGGAGCTGACAGTCACCAACCTGCCTTCTGACCCTGCCCGGCCTCGGGCAGATGGGGACGATGCTCATGAAGCCCAGCTCCTGGTCACCCTCCCAGCCTCTCTGCACTACTCAGGAGTACGCGCTCTGGACTCTGTG gAGAAGCCGCTCTGCCTGTCCAATGAGAATGCCTCTCATGTCGAGTGTGAGCTGGGGAACCCTATGAAGAGAGGCGCTCAG GTCACTTTTTACCTCATCCTCAGCACCTCTGGAATCACCATTGAGACCACAGAGCTGGAGGTGGAACTGCTGTTAGCCAC GATCAGTGAGCAGAAGCTGCATCCGGTCTCCGTCCGGGCTCATGTCTTCATTGAATTGCCACTGTCCATTTCAGG GGTGGCCACTCCCCAGCAACTCTTCTTCTCTGGCGAGGTGAAGGGCGAAAGTGCCATGCGGTCTGAGAGGGATGTGGGCAGCAAGGTCAAGTATGAGGTCACG GTCTCCAATCAAGGCCAATCACTCAATACTCTGGGCTCTGCCTTCCTCAACATCATGTGGCCCCATGAGATTGCCAATGGGAAGTGGCTGCTGTACCCCATGCGGGTGGAGCTGGAGGGTGGACGGGGGACTGAGAAGAAAGGGATCTGTTCCCCAAGACCTAACATCCTCCACCTG gATGTGGACAACAGGGACAGGAGGCGGCGAGAGCTGGGGCAGCCGGAGCCACAGGAGCCTCCAGAGAAGGTGGAGCCTAGCACATCCTGGTGGCCAGTGTCCTCTGCTGAGAAGAAAAATGTGACTCTG GACTGTGCCCAGGGCACGGCCAAGTGTGTGGTATTCAGCTGCCCACTCTACAGCTTTGATCGTGCAGCCGTACTTCATGTCTGGGGCCGCCTCTGGAACAGCACCTTTCTGGAG GAATACATGGCCGTGAAATCCTTGGAAGTGATCGTCCGAGCcaacatcacagtgaaatcctccattAAGAACTTGTTACTCAGAGATGCATCCACGGTG ATCCCAGTGATGGTGTACTTAGACCCCGTGGCCGTGGTTGCTGAAGGAGTCCCCTGGTGGGTCATCCTCCTGGCAGTGCTGGCTGGGCTGCTGGTTCTGGccctgctggtgctgctgctgtggAAG CTGGGATTCTTCAAGCGGGCGAAGCACCCCGAGGCCACTGTGCCCCAGTACCATGCAGTGAAGATCCTTCGGGAAGACCGGCAGCAGTtcaaggaggagaagacaggcaCCATCCAGAGGAGTAACTGGGGCAACTCCCAGTGGGAAGGCTCTGATGCACACCCCATCCTGGCTGCCGACTGGCACCCTGAGCTGGGTCCTGATGGACATCCTGTGCCAGTCACTGCCTAA
- the Itga7 gene encoding integrin alpha-7 isoform X5, producing MSWMVGSGSSVRGAPRAMNSLGSASRAQLPPSPPTATTSSLGLQEPITGRGLHAPTPQPTPHHCHSRLCTLSLAELTLGTARVELCAQGSSDLAHLDDGPYEAGGEKEQNPRLIPVPANSYLGFSIDSGKGLMRTEELSFVAGAPRANHKGAVVILRKDSASRLIPEVVLSGERLTSGFGYSLAVTDLNNDGWADLIVGAPYFFERQEELGGAVYVYMNQGGHWADITPLRLCGSPDSMFGISLAVLGDLNQDGFPDIAVGAPFDGDGKVFIYHGSSLGVVVKPSQVLEGEAVDIKSFGYSLSGGLDVDGNQYPDLLVGSLADTAALFRARPVLHVSQEIFIDPRAIDLEQPNCADGRLVCVDVKICFSYVAVPSSYSPSVVLDYMLDGDTDRRLRGQVPRVTFLRRGPDDLKHQSSGTVRLKHQHDRVCGDTVFQLQENVKDKLRAIVVTLSYGLQTSRLRRQAPGQGLPPVAPILNAHQPSTQRTEIHFLKQGCGEDKICQSNLQLVRAQFCSRVSDTEFQALPMDLDGKTALFALSGQPFIGLELTVTNLPSDPARPRADGDDAHEAQLLVTLPASLHYSGVRALDSVEKPLCLSNENASHVECELGNPMKRGAQVTFYLILSTSGITIETTELEVELLLATISEQKLHPVSVRAHVFIELPLSISGVATPQQLFFSGEVKGESAMRSERDVGSKVKYEVTVSNQGQSLNTLGSAFLNIMWPHEIANGKWLLYPMRVELEGGRGTEKKGICSPRPNILHLDVDNRDRRRRELGQPEPQEPPEKVEPSTSWWPVSSAEKKNVTLDCAQGTAKCVVFSCPLYSFDRAAVLHVWGRLWNSTFLEEYMAVKSLEVIVRANITVKSSIKNLLLRDASTVIPVMVYLDPVAVVAEGVPWWVILLAVLAGLLVLALLVLLLWKLGFFKRAKHPEATVPQYHAVKILREDRQQFKEEKTGTIQRSNWGNSQWEGSDAHPILAADWHPELGPDGHPVPVTA from the exons ATGAGTTGGATGGTGGGGAGTGGAAGTTCTGTGAGGGGCGCCCCCAGGGCCATGAACAGTTTGGGTTCTGCCAGCAGGGCACAGCTGCCACCTTCTCCCCCGACAGCCACTACCTCGTCTTTGGGGCTCCAGGAACCTATAACTGGAAGG GGCCTGCATGCTCCAACACCGCAGCCCACACCTCATCACTGCCATTCCCGTCTCTGCACGCTGTCATTGGCTGAGCTGACACTCG GCACTGCCAGGGTGGAGCTCTGTGCGCAGGGCTCGTCGGACCTGGCACACCTGGACGACGGGCCCTACGAGGCGGGGGGCGAGAAGGAGCAAAACCCCCGCCTCATTCCGGTCCCTGCCAACAGCTACCTTG GTTTCTCCATCGACTCTGGGAAGGGTCTCATGCGCACAGAAGAGTTGAGTTTTGTGGCTGGGGCCCCCCGTGCCAACCACAAAGGGGCTGTGGTCATTCTGCGCAAGGATAGCGCCAGCCGCCTGATACCTGAGGTTGTGCTGTCTGGAGAGCGTCTGACCTCTGGCTTTGGCTATTCACTGGCTGTGACTGATCTCAACAATGATGG TTGGGCAGACCTGATTGTGGGTGCCCCCTACTTCTTTGAACGCCAAGAAGAACTGGGAGgtgctgtgtatgtgtacatgaaccAGGGTGGCCATTGGGCAGACATCACTCCTCTCCGACTCTGTGGCTCCCCTGACTCTATGTTTGGGATCAGTTTGGCTGTATTGGGGGACCTCAACCAAGATGGCTTCCCAG ACATTGCCGTGGGAGCTCCCTTTGATGGAGATGGGAAAGTCTTTATTTACCATGGGAGCAGCCTGGGGGTGGTCGTCAAACCTTCACAG GTGCTGGAGGGTGAAGCGGTGGATATCAAGAGCTTCGGTTACTCCCTGTCTGGTGGCCTGGATGTGGACGGAAATCAGTACCCAGACCTGCTTGTGGGCTCCCTGGCTGATACTGCTGCTCTATTCAG GGCCAGACCCGTTCTACATGTCTCCCAAGAGATCTTCATTGATCCAAGAGCCATCGATCTGGAACAGCCCAACTGTGCGGATGGTCGCTTGGTCTG CGTGGACGTAAAGATCTGTTTCAGCTATGTTGCTGTGCCCAGCAGCTACAGCCCGAGTGTGG TCCTAGATTATATGTTAGATGGCGACACAGACCGGAGGCTCCGGGGCCAGGTCCCACGTGTGACTTTCCTGAGACGAGGCCCGGATGACCTCAAGCATCAGTCCTCTGGCACCGTGAGGTTGAAGCACCAACATGACCGAGTCTGTGGAGACACTGTGTTTCAGCTTCAG GAAAATGTCAAAGACAAGCTACGGGCCATTGTAGTGACCCTGTCATATGGTCTCCAAACCTCTCGGTTACGGAGGCAAGCGCCTGGCCAGGGGCTCCCCCCTGTGGCTCCCATCCTCAATGCTCACCAGCCTAGCACCCAGAGGACTGAG ATCCACTTCCTGAAGCAAGGCTGTGGTGAAGATAAGATCTGTCAGAGCAACCTCCAGCTCGTGCGGGCCCAGTTCTGTTCCCGGGTCAGCGACACGGAGTTCCAGGCTCTGCCCAT GGATCTGGATGGAAAGACTGCCTTGTTTGCACTGAGTGGGCAGCCATTCATAGGCCTGGAGCTGACAGTCACCAACCTGCCTTCTGACCCTGCCCGGCCTCGGGCAGATGGGGACGATGCTCATGAAGCCCAGCTCCTGGTCACCCTCCCAGCCTCTCTGCACTACTCAGGAGTACGCGCTCTGGACTCTGTG gAGAAGCCGCTCTGCCTGTCCAATGAGAATGCCTCTCATGTCGAGTGTGAGCTGGGGAACCCTATGAAGAGAGGCGCTCAG GTCACTTTTTACCTCATCCTCAGCACCTCTGGAATCACCATTGAGACCACAGAGCTGGAGGTGGAACTGCTGTTAGCCAC GATCAGTGAGCAGAAGCTGCATCCGGTCTCCGTCCGGGCTCATGTCTTCATTGAATTGCCACTGTCCATTTCAGG GGTGGCCACTCCCCAGCAACTCTTCTTCTCTGGCGAGGTGAAGGGCGAAAGTGCCATGCGGTCTGAGAGGGATGTGGGCAGCAAGGTCAAGTATGAGGTCACG GTCTCCAATCAAGGCCAATCACTCAATACTCTGGGCTCTGCCTTCCTCAACATCATGTGGCCCCATGAGATTGCCAATGGGAAGTGGCTGCTGTACCCCATGCGGGTGGAGCTGGAGGGTGGACGGGGGACTGAGAAGAAAGGGATCTGTTCCCCAAGACCTAACATCCTCCACCTG gATGTGGACAACAGGGACAGGAGGCGGCGAGAGCTGGGGCAGCCGGAGCCACAGGAGCCTCCAGAGAAGGTGGAGCCTAGCACATCCTGGTGGCCAGTGTCCTCTGCTGAGAAGAAAAATGTGACTCTG GACTGTGCCCAGGGCACGGCCAAGTGTGTGGTATTCAGCTGCCCACTCTACAGCTTTGATCGTGCAGCCGTACTTCATGTCTGGGGCCGCCTCTGGAACAGCACCTTTCTGGAG GAATACATGGCCGTGAAATCCTTGGAAGTGATCGTCCGAGCcaacatcacagtgaaatcctccattAAGAACTTGTTACTCAGAGATGCATCCACGGTG ATCCCAGTGATGGTGTACTTAGACCCCGTGGCCGTGGTTGCTGAAGGAGTCCCCTGGTGGGTCATCCTCCTGGCAGTGCTGGCTGGGCTGCTGGTTCTGGccctgctggtgctgctgctgtggAAG CTGGGATTCTTCAAGCGGGCGAAGCACCCCGAGGCCACTGTGCCCCAGTACCATGCAGTGAAGATCCTTCGGGAAGACCGGCAGCAGTtcaaggaggagaagacaggcaCCATCCAGAGGAGTAACTGGGGCAACTCCCAGTGGGAAGGCTCTGATGCACACCCCATCCTGGCTGCCGACTGGCACCCTGAGCTGGGTCCTGATGGACATCCTGTGCCAGTCACTGCCTAA